The Lycium barbarum isolate Lr01 chromosome 9, ASM1917538v2, whole genome shotgun sequence genome has a segment encoding these proteins:
- the LOC132610105 gene encoding F-box/kelch-repeat protein At3g23880-like: MENQNQTINQITELNPTKFYQELLKFSCLPDEIIIEILLRLPVKSILKFRCVSKYWLSLLSSSHFVKAQIKFSIKDCKNVNFRLVVVASASGLVGKMCSIYSIVCEKSSFVNVAKIDYPLKPPFGSAKFLGSCNGLICLTAMSFKLMLWNPCTGNYKEFQDSFVKSAVSRYIRYGFGYDAINDDYKVVKIFSFPKDEGKYENMVKIYSLRSNSWKMSESFSGGYINAQSGVILNEALHWEVSHCRGSGAHSEIMTFDLATETYGVMELPSCGDGNVSWTLNVLGGRLVACCNFYLDKTDMWVMKEYGVEKSWTKLVSLSSPSGRMGYISPLFVSENGDEVLVKLGTDISLYDKRNASYKSLEIHASGCRLQVQAVTYIESLASPHIGDK; this comes from the coding sequence AtggaaaatcaaaatcaaacaataaaTCAAATAACAGAATTAAACCCCACAAAATTTTACCAGGAATTGCTAAAATTTTCATGCCTTCCAGATGAAATTATCATTGAAATTCTCTTAAGGTTACCAGTAAAATCTATCTTGAAATTCAGGTGTGTTTCAAAATATTGGCTTTCTTTATTGTCAAGTTCACATTTTGTCAAGGCCCAAATCAAATTTTCAATTAAAGATTGCAAAAATGTGAACTTTAGACTTGTTGTAGTAGCATCAGCATCAGGTTTGGTTGGTAAAATGTGCTCTATTTACTCTATAGTTTGTGAAAAAAGTTCCTTTGTAAATGTTGCTAAAATTGATTACCCTTTGAAACCCCCTTTTGGATCTGCTAAATTCTTGGGATCTTGTAATGGATTGATATGTTTAACAGCAATGTCATTTAAACTTATGTTATGGAACCCATGTACTGGAAACTACAAGGAATTTCAAGATTCATTTGTTAAGAGTGCTGTAAGTCGTTATATTAGATATGGATTTGGTTATGATGCTATTAATGATGATTATAAGGTTGTTAAAATCTTTAGTTTTCCTAAGGATGAGGGGAAATATGAGAATATGGTGAAGATTTATAGCTTAAGGAGTAATTCGTGGAAAATGAGTGAGAGTTTTAGTGGTGGTTATATAAATGCACAATCAGGGGTGATATTGAATGAAGCTCTTCATTGGGAAGTGAGTCATTGTCGCGGTTCTGGTGCTCATTCGGAGATTATGACTTTCGATTTGGCTACGGAGACGTATGGGGTAATGGAGTTACCTAGTTGTGGAGATGGAAATGTTAGTTGGACGTTAAATGTTTTAGGTGGACGTCTAGTTGCGTGTTGCAACTTTTATCTGGATAAGACGGATATGTGGGTGATGAAGGAGTATGGTGTGGAAAAGTCATGGACTAAGTTGGTTTCTCTCTCGTCGCCCTCTGGTCGTATGGGTTATATCTCGCCTTTGTTTGTGTCGGAGAATGGTGATGAAGTTTTAGTGAAGCTTGGTACGGATATAAGTTTGTACGACAAGAGGAACGCTTCGTACAAATCCTTGGAGATTCATGCATCTGGTTGTCGTCTTCAAGTACAAGCGGTTACTTACATTGAGAGCCTAGCTTCACCTCATATTGGTGATAAGTAA